A section of the Hevea brasiliensis isolate MT/VB/25A 57/8 chromosome 17, ASM3005281v1, whole genome shotgun sequence genome encodes:
- the LOC110663435 gene encoding 2-oxoglutarate and iron-dependent oxygenase domain-containing protein CP2 isoform X1, translated as MSLDEHKKPSGNGNGVALSTQVAHRLRLNPSTDHKPDSYEDLQSDFSPLLFSSLERYLPPSMLYLSREAKIQFMRDILVRYSPEGERTRIQKHREYRQKIISNYQPLHGELYTMNAVNFFVPSFLKAINEKTDESFRSILVEPTPGVYVFEMFQPSFCEMLMSEVENFERWVHDTKFRIMRPNTMNKYGAVLDDFGLETILDKLMDEYIRPMSKVFFPEVGGLTLDSHHGFVVEYGVDRDVELGFHVDDSEVTLNVCLGKQFYGGELFFRGVRCDKHVNTETQPEEILDYVHVPGRAVLHRGRHRHGARATTSGHRCNLILWCRSSVFRELKKYQKDFSSWCGECRREKRERQRLSITATKLELLKRDGISAS; from the exons ATGTCGCTAGATGAGCACAAGAAGCCCAGTGGGAATGGAAATGGCGTCGCACTATCTACTCAGGTAGCACACAGGCTAAGGTTGAACCCTAGCACCGATCACAAACCCGATAGCTATGAGGACCTGCAATCGGATTTCAGTCCTTTACTGTTCAGCTCGCTAGAGCGGTACTTGCCTCCTTCCATGCTTTATTTGTCACGTGAAGCTAAAATCCAGTTCATGAGGGACATTCTCGTTCGCTACTCTCCCGAGGGTGAACGCACTCGT ATTCAAAAACATAGAGAATACAGGCAGAAGATTATATCAAACTATCAG CCTCTACATGGGGAGCTGTATACCATGAATGCTGTTAACTTCTTTGTTCCCTCATTTCTCAAAGCAATTAATGAAAAAACTGATGAGAGTTTTAGAAGTATATTGGTGGAACCCACGCCAGGAGTTTATGTATTTGAAATGTTTCAGCCAAGTTTCTGTGAAATGTTGATGTCTGAG GTAGAAAATTTTGAAAGATGGGTTCATGATACAAAATTCAGAATAATGCGTCCAAACACAATGAACAAGTACGGTGCTGTTCTAGATGACTTTGGGCTGGAAACCATTCTTGACAAATTGATGGATGAATATATACGTCCTATGTCTAAAG TTTTTTTTCCTGAAGTTGGTGGATTAACTCTAGATTCTCATCACGGTTTTGTTGTTGAATATGGAGTTGATAGGGATGTTGAGCTTG GTTTCCATGTGGATGACTCAGAAGTCACCTTGAATGTTTGCTTGGGTAAGCAATTTTATGGTGGAGAATTGTTTTTTCGCGGTGTACGGTGTGATAAACATGTGAATACTGAAACTCAACCAGAG GAAATTTTGGATTATGTCCATGTTCCGGGGCGTGCTGTTCTTCATCGCGGTCGCCATCGGCATGGTGCTAGAGCTACAACTTCTGGGCATCGGTGCAACCTAATTTTGTGGTGCAGAAG TTCAGTCTTCCGAGAGCTGAAGAAATATCAAAAGGATTTCTCCAGCTGGTGTGGAGAGTGCCGACGTGAGAAAAGAGAAAGGCAACGTCTGTCAATTACTGCAACCAAACTG GAATTGTTGAAGAGGGATGGTATATCAGCATCTTGA
- the LOC110663435 gene encoding 2-oxoglutarate and iron-dependent oxygenase domain-containing protein CP2 isoform X2 — protein sequence MSLDEHKKPSGNGNGVALSTQVAHRLRLNPSTDHKPDSYEDLQSDFSPLLFSSLERYLPPSMLYLSREAKIQFMRDILVRYSPEGERTRIQKHREYRQKIISNYQPLHGELYTMNAVNFFVPSFLKAINEKTDESFRSILVEPTPGVYVFEMFQPSFCEMLMSEVENFERWVHDTKFRIMRPNTMNKYGAVLDDFGLETILDKLMDEYIRPMSKVFFPEVGGLTLDSHHGFVVEYGVDRDVELGFHVDDSEVTLNVCLGKQFYGGELFFRGVRCDKHVNTETQPEEILDYVHVPGRAVLHRGRHRHGARATTSGHRCNLILWCRR from the exons ATGTCGCTAGATGAGCACAAGAAGCCCAGTGGGAATGGAAATGGCGTCGCACTATCTACTCAGGTAGCACACAGGCTAAGGTTGAACCCTAGCACCGATCACAAACCCGATAGCTATGAGGACCTGCAATCGGATTTCAGTCCTTTACTGTTCAGCTCGCTAGAGCGGTACTTGCCTCCTTCCATGCTTTATTTGTCACGTGAAGCTAAAATCCAGTTCATGAGGGACATTCTCGTTCGCTACTCTCCCGAGGGTGAACGCACTCGT ATTCAAAAACATAGAGAATACAGGCAGAAGATTATATCAAACTATCAG CCTCTACATGGGGAGCTGTATACCATGAATGCTGTTAACTTCTTTGTTCCCTCATTTCTCAAAGCAATTAATGAAAAAACTGATGAGAGTTTTAGAAGTATATTGGTGGAACCCACGCCAGGAGTTTATGTATTTGAAATGTTTCAGCCAAGTTTCTGTGAAATGTTGATGTCTGAG GTAGAAAATTTTGAAAGATGGGTTCATGATACAAAATTCAGAATAATGCGTCCAAACACAATGAACAAGTACGGTGCTGTTCTAGATGACTTTGGGCTGGAAACCATTCTTGACAAATTGATGGATGAATATATACGTCCTATGTCTAAAG TTTTTTTTCCTGAAGTTGGTGGATTAACTCTAGATTCTCATCACGGTTTTGTTGTTGAATATGGAGTTGATAGGGATGTTGAGCTTG GTTTCCATGTGGATGACTCAGAAGTCACCTTGAATGTTTGCTTGGGTAAGCAATTTTATGGTGGAGAATTGTTTTTTCGCGGTGTACGGTGTGATAAACATGTGAATACTGAAACTCAACCAGAG GAAATTTTGGATTATGTCCATGTTCCGGGGCGTGCTGTTCTTCATCGCGGTCGCCATCGGCATGGTGCTAGAGCTACAACTTCTGGGCATCGGTGCAACCTAATTTTGTGGTGCAGAAG ATAA
- the LOC110663434 gene encoding fructose-bisphosphate aldolase 3, chloroplastic — MACASFAKLNAASSSWIGQQSFGQRPGSSSTRLTTRRVSFPIRASSYKDELVQTAKSIASPGRGILAIDESNATCGKRLASIGLDNNEVNRQAYRQLLLTTPGLGEYISGAILFEETLYQSTIDGKKFVVCLRDENIVPGIKVDKGLVPLPGSNNESWCQGLDGLASRSAEYYKQGARFAKWRTVVSVPCGPSALAVKEAAWGLARYAAISQDNGLVPIVEPEILLDGDHGIDRTLEVAEKVWAEVFFYLAENNVVFEGILLKPSMVTPGAEHKEKASPETIAKYTLTMLKRRVPPAVPGIMFLSGGQSEVEATLNLNAMNQSPNPWHVSFSYARALQNTVLKTWQGRPENVEAAQKALLVRAKANSLAQLGKYAAEGESEEAKKGMFVKGYTY, encoded by the exons ATGGCCTGTGCAAGTTTCGCTAAGCTAAACGCAGCGTCGTCCTCTTGGATCGGCCAACAGTCATTTGGTCAGCGACCTGGATCATCCTCAACTCGCCTCACTACTCGTCGAGTCTCCTTCCCGATCCGTGCTAGCTCTTACAAGGACGAGCTCGTTCAAACCGCT AAATCTATTGCATCACCTGGCCGAGGCATCCTGGCCATTGATGAATCAAATGCAACTTGTGGGAAGAGGTTGGCATCTATTGGCTTAGACAACAATGAGGTCAACAGACAAGCATACAGACAACTCTTGCTGACCACTCCTGGCCTTGGCGAATATATTTCTGGTGCCATTCTTTTTGAGGAAACACTCTACCAGTCTACTATTGATGGCAAGAAGTTTGTGGTCTGCTTGCGTGATGAGAATATTGTACCTGGCATTAAAGTTGACAAG GGTTTGGTACCTCTTCCAGGATCAAACAACGAGTCTTGGTGCCAAGGCTTGGATGGATTGGCCTCAAGATCTGCTGAATACTACAAGCAAGGTGCACGTTTTGCTAAGTG GAGGACAGTTGTCAGCGTTCCCTGTGGTCCTTCTGCTCTGGCTGTTAAAGAAGCGGCATGGGGACTTGCACGCTATGCTGCCATTTCTCAG GACAATGGTCTCGTGCCCATAGTTGAACCTGAGATTCTTCTTGATGGGGACCATGGAATTGACAGAACTCTTGAAGTTGCAGAGAAGGTCTGGGCAGAAGTATTCTTCTACTTGGCAGAAAACAATGTTGTGTTTGAGGGTATCCTGCTTAAGCCTAGCATGGTAACACCAGGAGCTGAACACAAGGAGAAGGCTTCTCCTGAGACGATAGCCAAATACACGCTCACAATGCTTAAGAGAAGAGTACCGCCTGCAGTTCCCGGAATCATG TTTCTATCGGGAGGACAATCGGAAGTGGAAGCAACTCTTAACCTTAATGCAATGAACCAAAGCCCCAACCCGTGGCATGTGTCTTTCTCATATGCACGTGCACTGCAAAACACTGTGCTTAAGACGTGGCAAGGACGTCCAGAGAATGTGGAAGCTGCGCAGAAGGCACTTTTGGTGCGCGCCAAGGCAAATTCCTTGGCTCAGCTTGGAAAGTATGCTGCAGAGGGTGAAAGCGAGGAAGCTAAGAAGGGAATGTTCGTCAAGggctatacctattaa